The Rosa rugosa chromosome 1, drRosRugo1.1, whole genome shotgun sequence genomic sequence GAGAACTGAGccaaaaaggggaaaaaaaaaatgaaaccctCATAAAAATCCAGAATATTGATAGGTAAACCATATCTTTTAAGTAGATCTTCTACCAATTGAATTGTGATCGTGAGTGGTGGTTCCATAGCAAAGTGGAGAACGTCTTCTGCGCGGTGTGGAAGAAGAAAAACTGATTTGCAGTTTTTGATATATTAGGAGAACGTTAACTGTCTAATCCTCCTATGTTACTCTTTTGCCCTTTGTTTATTATATTAAATATTTGTAGACTTATATAAAGACAGGGACAATTGCAGGGATTACTTAAAATTTAACTTTAAGGCTTATTgacttaattaatactgatattattatttattatggAGTGATATTGAGCTCATGAAGAATGTGAAAGTGATTGGGGAAATAGAAGAGTGATGTCCATTTGAACACAAACTCTAATGAAGAGGGTAACTCTATTAAGAGTATTTTGGTGAATATGATCAACTTTGACAACCATAAATAACGACTATATATTGGCCTAATTTCAATAATCAAAGTGTAGATATGACATTTTGACACAAACCTACTTAGTTGTTATGTCACACTCGTGATCACACTGTGTGTGTCACCTCTCAGGACAAAAATCATGGTGGATTGACTGAAAGATACAAAGTTTTTGATGGTGCCTCAAAACTAGCCATAACCCATAGGATCAATTGTGGCTATACCAAATCTGAGTTGTTTAGTTTGCCAACAAAATCTGATAATGGCATAACAAGATAGTCAATTAGGGAGGTTAACCATTTCCACTATTCCTTCTCTAAAATAGCATTGGttaaacgaagaaaaaaaaaaaaaaacttgagagAAGTAGAGTTAACCATGTCCACTATTCCTTACATTTTAGTTTGAAAATTTTACAAGACTCAGAGAAACTATTAAGTAGTCATGAACTACCCTAACCTAATATTGTTGTACATTGTCctcaatttttatatttatacctTGAAATTTGTAACAAAAACATTTCTTTATACTAATCATTAACCTCTGTTTTTATATTATAAATATATCCCTAGAAATTACTCAAGTacttaaaaaatttcaaaatttctaaCAAAAACATTTCTTTATATAATCATTAACCTCagtttttatattaaaaaaatccctagaaataaCTCAAATACTTAAAAAATTTCATCAttgggtttttttattttgtgttttttctaagtatttttttatgaaaatgaaTGAATACGTTCTTGAGTTTAtctcaaacaaaaacaaattaaggTTAATGAATATTTTATTTCTCATAAAGCAAAAAACAGATTAATGAAtattttttgattgaaattttaGAGATATATCAAAACAACAATCTAAGGTATATGGTATAAATATATACTAAGGACAATGGACAATAATCTGAGATTAGCATGGTGGTTTCTTGTTCAATTTGTATTCAAGAAGTCATGTGCTTGAGCAATGGTTGGTTCAATTGTTGcgaaattttttatttgatagattttaaATAGTGAGACCTACTCATTCAATCAGAAAGTGACACATCATCAAAAATAAGTCCATCAAGTAATGCATAATGGGCGGCATCATGTATACCCAAATTCAGCTCCTCGAGATTGGACAGATTATGCAACATTAGAATTCCTCTATCAGTGATTCGAGAGCATCCTTGAAGGATAAGCGTTTTCATGGTTCTTGACGAAGAACCTTTCACAAGTATCTCGATCCCAATATCACTAATAGCACAAGCGGATAAATCTAAATAGTGCAGAGCCATACCATTGAGGTAGCACAGTGCCATATCTGTGACATAGAAGCAGTGCCTAAGATCCAGATGCGCCAGAGAAGTAATACGTGACAGGACTTGAATATCTGCATCTCGAATCATGCCTCCAGGCTGAAAATGAGTgaggcgggggggggggggggtagcgCATTGATTACCCGAGCAAATCCATCAACCAATCTTAGATCAAGATATACCTGAACCAATTTAGGACAGCCGTGTGCCACAGAAAGAATCCCATTCAACAAAGAACGTCGATTTGGTGGTACCATTGCATTTGCAGCAGAGAGCCTGAGATCCAAGATCTCTAACTTTGGACACGCTTGGGCCACGAAGCTCAAGTCTTCATCGGAAAGAGCACCAGAAGATGCAAACTCCACTACATTTGGACACTGTGAGAGCAATCTCCGGTTCGGAAGTTCACGATAATAGCGAATTGAGGAACGGCACCAGCGCCTAGCCTTCAATAGTTGCTTTGACACCTCAGACAGGGCATCTCGGTCCCAGCTGTAGGTGAGCCGGTTGATAATTATAGCAAGAACCTCGTCAAGTAGCTCAGAAATGTGACCCATCGGAGTCCCCTGGTTGTTAAGAAGGATCGGTTGGAGCGGTTTTGGATCAAGAACTTGATCGTAGAATAGGATTTTCTGGGCGAGAAATGAAAGAACTTGAGTCCGAGAATGGGGTTTTGGGACAGAGATTTGACTCAAGAACGTGATCGGAGAATAGGATTTTCTGGGCGAGAAATGAAAGAACTTGACTCCAAGAATGGGGTTTCAGGACAGAGATTTGATCAAGAACGTGATCGGAGAATTGGGTTTTCTGGGCGAGAAATGAAAGAACTTGACTCCGAGAATGGGGTTTCGGGACAGAGATTTGATCAAGAACGTGATCAGAGAATTGGGTTTTCTGGGCGAGAAATGAAAGAACTTGACTCCGAGAATGGGGTTTCGGGACAGAGATTTGATCAAGAACGTGATCGGAGAATTGGGTTTCTTGAGAAAAGCGGGAAATGAGAGAACTTTGATTCGGAGAATGGGGTTTTGGGAGAGAGAATGAGGTGATTTTGCAACGGTTTAGCTGACCTGGACTAACAGTAGCTGGTTCCTTTTAAGGCTATGACTTTGAGTTTATTATCACATTGTATCTACCATGCTTATACTTGTACAGTCGCTTGTTAATGTTTTGGAATAAGCCCGTGTTCTACCtctttgtttatgttttctgtgaaccttagagcaagttcacccattGGGTCACCATgccacccactattcactactttttagtgttaatttcaccatcTGGATCACAAGCACAGTGTATTTTGTGCCCTgagtcacgggcacagtgtatttcgtgacccagagaatgaaaatatacactaaaaagtagtgaatagtaggtgacccaacGGGCGAACTTGCTCTTAGCCCAAACCTTTTGACTACACAGGTTTGTTTTATTGTCTTCATTGTTCTTTTAAATTCTGAGTCTACATTGAATGCCTTGTTGTCAAGGTGGTTATAAGTCGCTTGTTCTGTAGGCTTGTCTAGGCGAGTTAAATAAGGCAGCTGATATCATTGTTATCTATGGAAAGACCGGAGAGCAGAAGCTTGTGTTGGGACATCTCATTCCCGGTCAAATCCCACAGTTGTCATTTGATTTGGTCCTTGATGATGAGTTTGAACTATCCCACAACTGGAAAAGTGGTATTGTCCACTTTGCTGGTTATCAATCCGTAATGGGAGATGAAAATCCTTTCACTATATTTCTGTACTTTTCAGTAATTGGAGTTTTATTTTCAGCTAGTTATTACTAGAGGAGGCTGTTTACTCGGGTTATACTTGTTAAACTGGTTTACAGATTTTGTGCCTGCTGCCATTAGTTCTGTAGGGTATGCTTTATTCCATATTTTTCAAATATGACCTCCATAGCATTTTCAATATGTCATACATGATAACTTAAATTAAACTTGTCTTCTGTAGGTATCGAGTATTTCTGGGGCACAAACAATACTTCGTTTCTTCAGACGTAGGTGCAGGAAAGATGCAATGGTATGCATTTCACAAGGAACCAGTTGGTGGTGCTGATGCCCCCAATGATCCTTATGCTCAAGATGCCCTTAGACTTTTCTCGTAGATATATGCAATTAAGCACATAAATTCTCGTTAGCAAATGAAGCTAGAATTTGTAAATGGGTATAAGAAACTACCCGAACATAAAATATGCTAGGATATCAAGTGAAGTTCTCTCTAGTTAGTGGCTGGTGGGGAGTAATATATATTTCTAGCCCACTTATCGTTCTTTCTCTGATCAGGGCCAAATTCATAATATGCACAATTTCATATCAGGATTTAATTGTAATAGTATAAACTATATGAGACCATATTTCAGATGTGCACAATTATGAGATTAAATGATGCATTATCACGTCATACTCGACAGAGTATTGTTGGGACATCTTATTCCAGCTCTGTGTTTCTTTTTTGTGATATGGAAAGAAATATGTAATTGATTTGTTATATATTGTCCCTTGTTTGGCAAGTAAAAAGGAAAGGTTGCTTCAAATATTTGATGGGTGGTGTGATAATGTGGTAGATTTGCTACTTGCCACAAAGGAAGATGCAATTCTACGACGTGACATATATGATAGGACGCCAACTTTATCCTGGGGAAAGGGTAATGTGACCTTGCTTGGAGATTCTGTCTGTGCTATGCCAGCCAAATTTGGGTCAAGGGGATGCATGGACATTGAAGTATGCTTGTCACGCCcttgatttttaacacaaataaaaatcgatatataatcccataattatacatgcgcgatcgttcagccatcaatacaaaatacctggaaaattTTTCCCTTTAACtacacacatattgatgccctgaacctactatgtcaatattgacccacaccacagagtcatatattacataagcttacgaattaaattgtcaacagcaagataaaacgtaaatgctcctcagagcttactacaacggaagtccaaataacggtaaagtcacaaaatttgcttcctaccgtTTAGCTGCAAGTATGCAACCCcaacttcagccacgattatcctgacctgcaggattaacccctacaccgtttgaatggtgcaccaggttatcacacaacaaacccggtaaactTTTGCAAGCCTGTATGAGTaattcaaaacaactcacaccaaaatcacGGGATGAACCCCGCACGTTTCAATTGAGAAACCAATCACATTTTTTTCTCTTAAAGCacgaaataaaagagaacaactcacactttaatttccttcaaaatcgaaataaaagaaagcaacttaaaCCTAGTTTCTTTCAAATCGAagcatagaaaacaactcactttttgatttctatcaatcgtaccaaatcgtaccatagaaagcaactcacacttgaattctatcaatataacatagaaagtaactcacaccttgatttctatcaatcgtaccatatcGTACCAAAttgttaataaggaaaacaacttgcaccttgtccccttaaaaaccgttaataaggaagcaactcacatcCTGTTCTCTAAAAACatgtaatgtcatgagttatcaataaccaattcccgttaccccatgaattacctatatggcagacagactagagctctaactgaaacgtaaccactcgtccggccaaagacgtgattacctgatattctgcccaaggtcatagaccttcgatccttaggccgcacagtcccttggagcaaatcattaagcAGTCGCATTGGACTCAAaatcattacacaaatctcaacgcttttgaaaacaatcgaaatcaacattttcataatcattgttttcaaagccacaaaacaataaaaagcatcatttcatgcatattgttttcatacacaagtctcaacgcttttgaaaacaatcgaaatcaacatttccataatcattgttttccgaaaagccacaaaacaataaaaagcatcatttcatgcatattgttttcataaatccacaaaccaccaaaacatatatatttcacgtaaatatatatctatacgtagtcatccgttcaggaatgcctactaataccaactatagtttgcagttattAAATAACTCTAAAAAATAAAGGTATTCTGTTCATtaatgaaccatgtgagattactcacctcgaaactccctctgcgtcttcaaccaagaacaaagcagccaattcccaaaacaaccgtccaaaatacttcgtcaagtacctaatcacatacggtttccactcagtaacaattcacaaccgatttaagtccgaaactcctgttttgaactaaaatcccccaaagtggcgccaatcgaggcaaaaccacatccgagacctcccaaagtctttgaaatacgtccacgatcgatatgaccaaaccacaagtcgatcggacgctcgaatcctcacggatcaataAATCAatcggtatgaaaccgtaaaaatcataacaattccattcgaactccaaaatttgcatattatatatcgaaacgctcgtatcaacgagtagaacatatataataccaaaaacagttccttaaatggccggaacaccgccggaacgctgCCACAGCCAGTGGCGCACCGctgccggccaaaactcaatatttcacaaaactcccaacatcaaagttcttcatctaagcatgcttgagaactttcataactagctcgaagtcagaaaacaagcataaggggtcgaaaactacctcacaagccatgaacagtaatccaatctgagttggaccaagttttacgtgaatcgatccaaacaaccactaaggatcgatcaaggaggctgctctgagcttgAAGCCCCGCCAacgtcggagatcggagaacTGATTGGGTCTGAAAACACTCAACTGCGCCGCGTTGCAGtgccgccgtggaggagaatcggcGTTAGAGGGCAccagagggacgaccagacggaggagacgatcctatctggaaagtttcgtagCGGAGACCACcgcagttcgccggaaaagtcgggtcgggtcgaccgagttcgggtcgggtcagacgggTTTCTTCGATTTTGAGGGtagcagccgagagagaagagagagagggaagatggtttccggaaaaggaaatggaatttatgaaaataattcTGATTTTcacctatttatactaaaatggaaacttcttccaatacccataacttcttc encodes the following:
- the LOC133729517 gene encoding uncharacterized protein LOC133729517, translated to MGHISELLDEVLAIIINRLTYSWDRDALSEVSKQLLKARRWCRSSIRYYRELPNRRLLSQCPNVVEFASSGALSDEDLSFVAQACPKLEILDLRLSAANAMVPPNRRSLLNGILSVAHGCPKLVQPGGMIRDADIQVLSRITSLAHLDLRHCFYVTDMALCYLNGMALHYLDLSACAISDIGIEILVKGSSSRTMKTLILQGCSRITDRGILMLHNLSNLEELNLGIHDAAHYALLDGLIFDDVSLSD